DNA sequence from the Pseudomonas fluorescens Q2-87 genome:
TGCTGCGCGTCAGGAAACCGTCGACTCGACGGGCCAGTTCGCGAAACTCCTCGGCACCCACTTCGCGGCGCATGAAGCGGCCCCAGTCGGTGCTCAGGGCCTGGGCTTCTTCGCTCAGTCCATTGACCAACGGGGTAGCGCTTTCCACCAGGTCCATGGTGCGGTTGGCCGCGGCCTCGGTGAGCTTGACCACATAACCCAGGCGCTCGGTGGCGTCAGTGATCTGCGAGACTTCCTCGGCCTGCGGCATGTGCGGGTCGATCTGGAAATTGACGATCGCACTGTGCAGTTCACGGGTGAGCTTGCCGACTTCCTGGTACAGACCACGATCGCGGGTCTGGTTGAGCTCATGAATCATTTGAACCGCATCACCGAAGCGGCCCTTTTCAAGGCTGTCGACCAGTTCGCGGGCATGTTTTTTCAGGGTCGATTCGAAATCGCCCATTGAAGATTCGTTATCCATAGCTCCCCCGTGGCGCCGTTAACCGATGCGTTCAAAGATTTTTTCGATCTTCTCTTTCAACGCCTGGGCCGTGAAGGGTTTGACCACGTAGCCGTTCACACCGGCCTGGGCCGCTTCGATGATCTGCTCGCGCTTGGCTTCGGCGGTGACCATCAGCACCGGGAGGTGCTTGAGTTTTTCATCGGCGCGCACGTGGCGCAGCAAGTCGATACCGGTCATGCCGGGCATGTTCCAGTCAGTCACCAGAAAGTCGATGCTCCCGCTGTTGAGGACCGGGATGGCAGTAGTGCCATCGTCGGCCTCGACCGTGTTGGTGAACCCAAGGTCACGCAACAGGTTCTTAATGATCCGCCGCATCGTTGAGAAGTCATCAACGATGAGGATTTTCATGTTCTTGTCCAATTCGACCTCCAAGCAGTCTTAAACGCGTCCAGCACCTGAACGCGCCATTTCAATCAATCCGGCACAACACTCGACAACGGTACGGAGCACAACGAATGACGACTGGTACGGCGCACGCCATACCTGTCTTGCCATGTCTCCACACTGCCTGTCAGCGCGCTCGCCACTCCCCCAAACGCCCCCGCAAACGGGCCGCGCACTGGCTGTGTAACTGGCTGACCCGCGATTCGCTGACCCCCAGGACTTCACCGATTTCCTTGAGGTTCAGCTCTTCGTCGTAGTACAGCGCCAAGACCAGTCGCTCACGCTCCGGCAAATTGGCAATCGCATCCGCCAGCGCGCTCTGGAAACGCTCATCTTCCAGGTCACGCGACGGCTCCATGTGAGCACTCGCGCCGTCCTCGTGCAGTCCTTCGTGTTCGCCGTCCTGCAACAGGTCGTCGAAACTGAACAGGCGACTGCCCAAGGTATCGTTCAAAATCCCGTAATAATCATCGAGACTTAACTGGAGTTCGGCCGCAACCTCGTGATCTTTAGCGTCACGCCCGGTTTTAGCTTCAATTGCACGAATGGCATCACTGACCATGCGGGTATTGCGATGCACCGAACGCGGTGCCCAATCACCCTTGCGGACTTCATCGAGCATTGCGCCGCGAATGCGGATACCGGCATAGGTCTCGAAACTGGCACCCTTGCTCGCGTCATATTTGTTCGACACTTCAAGCAAACCGATCATGCCCGCCTGGATCAAGTCCTCGACCTGGACACTGGCCGGCAACCGGGCCAGCAAGTGATAGGCGATGCGCTTGACCAGGGGCGCGTAACGCTCGATCAGTTCGTATTGGGCGTCCCGTGCCGATTTCTTGTAGAGATGGTTGTAACCGCTGGCTGTCATAACACGGGCCCTGCTGTTTGTTGCACGAGACGCTCGACGAAAAATTCCAGATGCCCGCGTGGGTTGGCCGGCAGTGGCCAGGTATCGACCTTCTGGGCGATTGCCTTGAACGCCAGCGCGCATTTGGAACGTGGAAAGGCTTCATAGACGGCACGTTGCTTCTGGACAGCCTTACGTACGCTTTCGTCGTAAGGCACGGCGCCGACGTATTGTAGGGCGACGTCCAGGAAGCGATCCGTGACCTTTGTCAACTTGGCGAACAGGTTGCGTCCTTCCTGAGGGCTCTGGGCCATGTTGGCCAGGACACGGAAGCGGTTCATGCCGTAGTCGCGGTTCAATAACTTGATCAGGGCATAGGCGTCGGTGATGGACGTCGGCTCGTCGCAGACCACCAGCAATACCTCCTGGGCGGCGCGGACGAAACTGACGACCGAGTCGCCGATGCCGGCTGCGGTGTCGATCACCAGCACATCGAGGTTGTCCCCGATGTCGCTGAAGGCCTGGATCAGGCCCGCGTGCTGGGCCGGGGTCAGGTGAACCATGCTCTGGGTGCCGGAGGCTGCCGGCACGATGCGAATCCCGCCGGGCCCTTGCAAGAGCACATCGCGAAGTTCGCAACGGCCTTCGATGACGTCCGCCAGGGTGCGCTTGGGTGTGAGCCCCAGCAGCACGTCGACGTTCGCCAGGCCCAGGTCGGCGTCCAGCAGCATGACCCGTCGGCCAAGCTCTGCCAGAGCCAGGGACAAGTTCACTGACACGTTAGTCTTCCCGACGCCACCTTTGCCGCCGGTCACCGCGATCACCTGTACGGGATGCATGCTGCCCATGTTCGTTCTTTACCTTGTCTTACTTAGACGGAGGCCACATTACTGGCTGCGCGTTCACATACGGAACAATGCATGGCAGACCATCGATGTAGGTACAAAAAATATTCATGATTACCTCAGCCGACCTGCTTGGTCGGGCTGTGGTAGATATCAGCGAACATGTCAGCCATGGCTTCTTCGCTGGGTTCTTCCTGCATTTGCACACTCACGGCACGGCTGACCAGTTGATGACGGCGCGGCAGATGCAAATCATCCGGGATCCGCGGCCCGTCGGTCAGGTAAGCCACCGGCAGTTCATGGCCGATCGCCAGGCTCAACACCTCGCCCAGGCTTGCCGTTTCATCCAGCTTAGTCAGGATGCAGCCGGCCAGCCCGCAGCGCTTGTAGCTGTGGTATGCGGCGGTTAGAACCTGTTTCTGGCTGGTGGTTGCCAACACGAGATAATTTTTCGACTTGATACCACGCCCGGCCAGGCTTTCAAGCTGCATGCGCAGGGCCGGATCGCTGGCTTGCAGGCCGGCGGTATCGATCAGCACGACGCGCTTGCGCAGCAATGGCTCCAGCGCCTGGGCCAGGGATTGGCCCGGATCCACATGGGTCACCGACACATTGAGGATCCGGCCCAGGGTCTTGAGTTGCTCCTGGGCACCGATGCGGAAACTGTCCATGCTCACCAGGGCGATGCTCTGGGCGCCGTACTTGAGAACATAACGGGCGGCGAGCTTGGCCAAGGTGGTGGTCTTGCCCATGCCGGCAGGACCGACCATGGCAATCACACCGCCCTCTTCCAGCGGCTCGACTTCCGGTGTGGCAATCATGCGTGCCAGGTGCGCCAGCAACATGCGCCAGGCCTGGCGAGGCTCTTCGATGCCGTTGATCAGCGCCAGCAGGTCCCGGGACAACGGGCCGGACAGGCCGATGCGTTGCAGGCGACGCCACAGGTTGGCCTGGGCCGGACGGCTGCCTTGCAGCTGGTTCCAGGCCAGGGAGCCCAATTGAACTTCCATCAGTTCACGCAGGCTGTTGAGTTCGAAGCGCATCGAGTCCAGGGCACGCGGGTCGACACCACGGGCTGGCGCGGCCTGGGCCGGTGCAGCGCGACGCGGTTCGGCCGGGGCCGGTTCGATGAGTGGTTCAGCTGCGGTCAGCGGCAGGCCGGCGGTGAGCGGCTGGCCAGCGAACAATTGACGATTGGTGCCGGCAGCCTCGCCTTCACTGCTGCGCAGGCTCAATTCGGCCTGGGCGCTGGCGATGCGCGACTGGGTCTTGCGCAGCTCGTCCTCGAGTTCCATGTTCGGAACCCGCGGGGCCAGCGCCGACAATTTGTAATCCAGAGCCGCCGTCAGCTCGACACCGCCAGCGATCCGGCGATTGCCGATGATGGCTGCTTCAGCGCCCAGCTCGTCACGAACCAGCTTCATGGCCTGACGCATATCGGCGGCGAAAAAACGCTTCACTTGCATAAACCACTACCTCAGCCGTTGGGCCCTACTGTCGCAACGATGGTCACTTGCTTGTTGTCCGGTATTTCCTGGTACGCCAGCACGTGCAGCCCCGGGACCGCGAGGCGCCCGAATCGCGAGAGCATCGCGCGAATCGGACCGGCCACCAGCAGGATCACCGGTTGGCCTTGCATCTCTTGCCGTTGGGCTGCGTCGATCAGCGAACGCTGCAGCTTCTCGGCCATGCTTGGCTCCAGCAGGACACCCTCTTCCGAGCCTTGTCCTGCCTTCTGAAGACTATTGAGCAATATCTGTTCCAACCTTGGTTCCAGAGTGATCACAGGCAGCTCGGACTCAGTGCCTACAATGCTTTGGACGATTGCGCGGGAGACGCCGACGCGCACCGCCGCCACCATAGCGGCGGTATCTTGACTCTTGGAAGCGTTGTTGGCGATGGCTTCGGCGATGCTGCGGATGTCGCGCACCGGCACTTGCTCGGCCAGCAGCGCCTGAAGAATCTTGAGCAGTTGCGACAGCGAAAGCACACCCGGCACCAATTCTTCGGCCAGTTTCGGCGAGCCCTTGGCCAGTACTTGCAGCAATTGCTGGACTTCTTCGTGGCCAATCAGCTCGCTGGAGTGCTTGTAGAGGATCTGGTTCAAATGGGTTGCCACCACGGTACTGGCGTCCACTACGGTATAGCCGAGGGACTGGGCCTGGGCCCGCTGGCTGATTTCGATCCACACCGCTTCCAGGCCGAAAGCCGGATCCTTGGCGGTGATGCCGTTGAGCGTGCCGTAGACCTGCCCCGGGTTGATCGCCAGCTCGCGGTCCGGGTAGATCTCGGCCTCGGCCAGGATCACCCCCATCAGCGTCAGGCGATAGGCGCTCGGCGCCAGGTCGAGGTTGTCGCGGATATGGACCGTGGGCATCAGGAACCCCAGATCCTGGGACAGCTTCTTGCGCACGCCCTTGATCCGCGCCAGCAACTGGCCGCCCTGGTTGCGGTCGACCAAAGGAATCAGGCGGTAGCCGACTTCCAGGCCAATCATGTCGATCGGCGTCACGTCGTCCCAGCCCAGTTCCTTGGTTTCCATGGCGCGAGCCGGCGAAGGCAACAATTCCTGCTGACGCTTGACCTCTTGCAGGGCCTGGAGCTTCTGCATGTTCTGCTTCTTCCAGAACAGGTAGGCGCCGCCCGCCGCAACGGCGGCCATGGTCAGGAAGGAAACGTGTGGCATGCCCGGCACCAGGCCCATCACCGCCATCAGGCCGGCCGCAACGGCCAGGGCCTTGGGCGAGGCGAACATCTGCCGACCGATCTGCTTGCCCATGTCTTCGGAGCCCGAAGCACGGGTCACCATGATCGCCGCCGCTGTGGATAACAACAGTGATGGCAATTGCGCCACCAAACCGTCACCAATGGTCAGCAAGGCGTAAACCTTGCCAGCATCACCGAACGACATGTTGTGCTGGAAGATACCGACCGCCATGCCACCGATCAGGTTGATGAACAGAATCAGCAGGCCGGCGATGGCGTCACCGCGCACGAACTTACTGGCACCGTCCATGGAACCGTAGAACTCGGCTTCCTGGGCCACTTCCAGGCGTCGCAGCTTGGCCTGGTTCTGATCGATCAGGCCGGCGTTGAGGTCGGCGTCGATCGCCATCTGCTTGCCGGGCATCGCATCGAGGGTGAACCGTGCGCTCACCTCGGAGATCCGCCCGGCGCCCTTGGTCACCACAACGAAGTTGATGATCATCAAAATGGCGAAAAACACGATACCGACCACGTAGTTGCCGCCGATCACCACCTCACCGAAGGCCTGGATGACCTTACCGGCGGCGGCGTGACCGTCCTGGCCGTGGAGCATGACCACACGGGTGGACGCCACGTTCAGCGCCAGGCGCAACAGCGTGGCCACCAGCAGGATGGTCGGGAATACGGCAAAGTCCAGCGGCCGCAAAGCGTAGACGCACACCAGCAGGACGACAATGGACAAGGCGATGTTGAACGTGAAGAACACGTCCAGCAGGAACGGCGGCACCGGCAGCATCATCATGGCAAGCATGACCAGCAGCAACAACGGCACGCCCAGGTTACCCCGACTGAGGTCTACGACGTTGCTGCGCGCGGCGCTGAGTAACTGAGAGCGATCCACCAATAATCCCCGTTCCTGTGAAGCAAACTTTTGACGCCCGGAGGGGGCGCAGACGGGGTATTGCAAGAAGCCTTCCAACTTTGGCCGGAGGCTGAGATAGAGGTCTCAACACCAGGCAAGCCCGCTCCCACAGGGTTTAGCGTTCGCTTCAGGAATCGCGCCGCAGATCCGGCGGAATCGGCAAATCCTTGAGCGGTTCGGGACGCTTGCCCTTGCCGGCGCGGTGCTGGCGGATCTGGTAGACGTAGGCCAATACCTGGGCCACGGCCAGGTACAGGCCACCGGGAATTTCCTGGTCCAGTTCCGTGGAGTAGTAGATCGACCGCGCCAGGGCTGGGGATTCGAGCAGCATCACTTCGTTGGCCACGGCAATTTCGCGGATCTTCAGCGCCAGGAAATCGCTGCCCTTGGCGAGCAATACCGGCGCGTTGCCTTTTTCGGGGTCGTATTTGAGCGCTACGGCATAGTGGGTCGGGTTGGTGATGACCACATCGGCGTCCGGGATAGCCGCCATCATCCGGCGCTGGGAGACCTCGCGCTGCAACTGGCGGATCCGTTGCTTGACCTCTGGCTTGCCCTCCTGGTCCTTGTACTCGTCGCGAATCTCCTGCTTGGTCATCATCAGCTTCTGCTTGCTCTGATAAAGCTGGATCGGCACGTCGATGGCGGCGATCAATATCAAGCCACAGGCCATCCACAGGGTGCTCCAACCCACCAACTGGACGCTGTGGATGATGGCCTGTTCCAGCGGCTCGTGAGCAATACGCAGCAAGTCGTCAATATCGGACTGCAAAACCGTCAACGCCACGAACAGAACCAGGAAAAACTTGCCAAGAGCCTTGAGCAGCTCCATCAAAGCCGTGGTGGAGAACATGCGCTTGATGCCGGCAGCCGGGTTCATCCGACTGAACTTGGGGGCCATGCTTCCGGCGGCGAACAGCCAGCCACCCAGGGAAATCGGACCGACAACAGCAGCCAGCAACAATAAAAGCAACACCGGCTGCACCGCCAGGATCGCGATCTTGCCTGAATGCAGCAGGTATTGCGCCATGGCCCCCGGGGTGAGCAGCACTTCGCGAGGCAGGGAAAAGTTCAGACGCATGATTTCCAGCAGATCCATGGCCAACCCACCGCCATAGATCAACAGACCGCCCGCCCCGGCGAGCATCACCGCCAGGGTATTGAGCTCCTTGGAACGAGCGATCTCGCCCTTCTCACGGGATTCGCGCTTGCGCTTATCCGTGGGGTCTTCTGTCTTGTCCTGGCCACTCTCGCTCTCAGCCATGGTTCAGCGCGCCTGTGCCATGTCGCGTAGCAGCTGCAAGGCCTCGGTGGCCAAGGGCTGATATTGATTGAGGATGTCGCCCATGCTGATCCAGAAAATCACCATGCCCAACACCAGCGTCAGCGGAAAACCGATGGAGAAGATGTTCAACTGCGGAGCCGCCCTGGTCATCACGCCAAAGGCAATGTTGACCACCAGCAACGCCGTGATCGCAGGCAATACCAGCACCATCGCTGCGCCCAAGACCCAGCCGAGCTTGCCGGCGATCTCCCAGAAATGGTTGACCAGCAAGGCACTGCCCACCGGCATGGTGGTGAAGCTCTCGGTGAGGACTTCGAACACCACCAGATGCCCGTTCATGGCGAGAAACAGCAAGGTCACCAGCATTGTCAGGAACTGGCCGATCACCGCGGTATTGACGCCGTTGGTGGGGTCGACCATGGACGCGAAGGCCATGCCCATCTGGACCGAGATGATTTGTCCGGCGACCACGAACGCCTGGAAAAACAGCTGCAGCGAAAAGCCCATCAAGGCACCGATGAGAATTTGCTCGGCCACCAGCATCAATGCACTCAGATCCAGGGCATGGATCTGTGGCATCGGTGGCAGCCCAGGCGCGATAACCACGGTGATTGCCAGGGCGAAATACAGGCGTACGCGCCTCGGTACCAGGGTGGTGCCGAAGACCGGCATGCTCATCAGCACGGCGGTGACGCGAAACAGCGGCAGCACGAACGCCGCCACCCAGGAACTGATCTGGGTGTCCGTCAACGCGAGCATCGACATCGGGTCAGCCGATCAACTGCGGAATACTGCCGTACAACTGCAGGATGTATTCCATGAAAGTTTGCACCAGCCAAGGCCCGGCGACGATCAACGTCACCAGCATGACCAACAGGCGTGGCAGGAAGCTCAGGGTCTGTTCATTGATCTGGGTCGCGGCCTGGAACATTGCCACCAGCAACCCCACCAGCAGGCTGGGGATCACCAGGATGGCGACCATCATGGTGGTCAGCCAGAGCGCTTCGCGAAACAGGTCAACCGCTACTTCAGGCGTCATATCTTGCTACCCGCACAAAAGGCTTAAACACCGCCGAAACTGCCCGCCAGGGTGCCAATGATCAACGCCCAGCCGTCCACCAGCACAAACAGCATGATCTTGAACGGTAAGGAAATGATCAACGGCGATAGCATCATCATCCCCATGGCCATCAACACACTGGCAACCACCAGGTCGATGATCAGGAACGGAATGAAGATCATGAAGCCGATCTGGAACGCGGTTTTCAGCTCGGAGGTCACGAACGCCGGCACCAGGATGGTCAGTGGCGCCTGGTCGGGACTGGCGATGTCGGTACGCTTGGACAGGCGCATGAACAGTTCCAGGTCGCTGCTGCGGGTCTGGGCCAGCATGAAATCCTTGATCGGGACCTCAGCCTTGGCTACCGCATCCTGGGCACTGAGCTTTTCCGCCAGATACGGTTGCAGCGCATCCTGGTTCACCCGGTCGAACACCGGGGCCATGATGAACATGGTCAGGAACAGCGCCATGCCGGTGAGGATCTGGTTCGACGGCGTCTGTTGCAAGCCGAGGGCCTGGCGCAGGATCGAAAAGACGATGATGATCCGGGTGAAGCTGGTCATCAGCATGACGAACGCCGGGATGAAACTCAGCGCGGTCATGATCAGCAGGATCTGCAGGCTGACCGAGTATTCCTGAGCACCCTGGGCGTTGGTGCCCAGGGTAATCGCCGGGATCGACAGCGGATCGGCGGCGAACACCAACGGCGCGGCCAGCATCAGGGCCAGCGCCAACAGAATGCGCAACGGCATTACTTTTTATCCTTCTGGTCTTTCCCCAGCAACTCCATGAGGCGCTGGGCAAATTCGGGGCTGGCCTGCTCGGTGGAGGGCACCTGCACCGGCTCCTTGAGCACGTGCAATGCGGTAATCGTGCCCGGGCTCAGGCCCAGCAGAATCTGCTCGTTACCCACTTGCACCAACACCAGCCGATCCCGGGGACCGAGCGCGCGGGAACCGACGATGTCGATGACCTGCCCCTTGCCGGCCGGCCCGGCCTGTTGCACACGCCGCAGCATCCAGGCGAGGAAGAAAATCAACCCCAGCACCAGCAGCAAACCGAGCACCAACTGCGCCAGTTGCCCGGCCACGCCGCTGCCCGTCGCCGGCGCAGCGGCCACACTGGCCACCGGTTCGGCCGCCAGCACACTGAACGGCAGCATCAATGCGGCTGCGAAGAAAGCTTTCACTCAGCGCAACTTCTTGATGCGTTCGCTCGGGCTGATCACGTCCGTCAGGCGAATGCCGAACTTCTCGTTGACCACCACCACTTCGCCATGGGCGATCAGCGTGCCGTTGACCAGCACATCCAGCGGCTCGCCCGCCAGGCGGTCCAGCTCGATCACCGAGCCCTGGTTGAGCTGCAGCAGGTTGCGGATGTTGATGTCGGTACTGCCCACTTCCATTGAAATGGACACCGGGATGTCGAGGATCACATCCAGGTTCGGACCGTCCAGCGTCACCGGCTCATGGCTCTTGGGCACGCTGCCAAACTCTTCCATCGGCAGGCGGTTGGACCCGTGGGCGCCGGTGTCGGCTGCCAGCAAGGCATCGATGTCGGACTGCCCGGCGTCGCCGGTTTCTTCCAGGGCCGCAGCCCACTCGTCGGCCAGCGCCTGGTCATCCTGGGTATTCATATCGTCAGCCATCATTTGTCCTCGGCGGGCAAAAATCAGTTAAAAACGTAAATTCTTCAAACTTAGGAGTACGACACCGCTCAGCGGCGTTCGATCGGCTCGATCACCTGCAACGCCAGGTTGCCTTTGTGAGAGCCCATCTTGACCTTGAAGGCCGGTACGCCATTGGCGCGCATGATCATGTCTTCGGGCATCTCGACGGGGATGATGTCCCCCGGCTGCATGTGCAGGATGTCCCGCAGGCGCAATTGACGACGAGCGACCGTCGCACCGATCGGCACGTCGACGTCCAGCACGTCCTGGCGCAGCGCGTTGATCCAGCGCTCGTCCTGGTCGTCGAGGTCCGACTGGAAACCGGCGTCGAGCATTTCACGTACTGGCTCGATCATCGAGTACGGCATGGTCACATGCAGGTCGCCGCCACCGCCATCGAGTTCGATGTGGAAGGTCGAGACCACAATGGCTTCGCTCGGCCCGACGATGTTGGCCATGGCCGGGTTCACTTCCGAGTTGATGTACTCGAAGTTCACTTCCATGATCGCCTGCCAGGCTTCTTTCAGGTCGACGAAAGCCTGCTCCAGCACCATGCGCACTACCCGCAACTCGGTTGGGGTGAATTCACGGCCTTCGATCTTGGCGTGGCGACCATCACCACCAAAGAAGTTGTCCACCAGCTTGAACACCAGCTTGGCGTCAAGGATGAACAGTGCCGTGCCGCGCAACGGTTTGATCTTCACCAGGTTGAGGCTGGTGGGTACGTACAGCGAGTGCACGTATTCACCGAACTTCATCACCTGCACGCCACCAACGGCCACGTCGGCGGAGCGGCGCAGCATGTTGAACATGCTGATGCGGGTGTAGCGGGCGAAACGCTCGTTGATCATTTCCAGGGTCGGCATGCGTCCGCGAACGATGCGATCCTGGCTGGTCAGGTCGTAGCTTTTGACGCTGCCCGGTTCAGCAGCGTTTTCGGTTTGCACCAGGCCGTCGTCGACACCGTGCAACAGCGCGTCGATTTCGTCCTGGGACAACAGGTCCTGCACGGCCATGTCGTGTTCCTACTGCAATACGAAGTTAGTGAAGAGCAACTGTTCGATCACCACTTTGCCCAGCTCTTTCTGAGCCACTTCCTGCACGCTGGCCGTGGCTTTCTGACGCAGCATTTCCTGGCCGACGGGCGTGGCGAGGGT
Encoded proteins:
- a CDS encoding protein phosphatase CheZ; the encoded protein is MDNESSMGDFESTLKKHARELVDSLEKGRFGDAVQMIHELNQTRDRGLYQEVGKLTRELHSAIVNFQIDPHMPQAEEVSQITDATERLGYVVKLTEAAANRTMDLVESATPLVNGLSEEAQALSTDWGRFMRREVGAEEFRELARRVDGFLTRSSTENRAVASNLNDILLAQDYQDLTGQVIKRVTQLVTEVESNLLKLVLMASQVDRFAGIEHDREAILAEKDPQKHLSQGEGPQIHADKREDVMSGQDDVDDLLSSLGF
- a CDS encoding chemotaxis response regulator CheY yields the protein MKILIVDDFSTMRRIIKNLLRDLGFTNTVEADDGTTAIPVLNSGSIDFLVTDWNMPGMTGIDLLRHVRADEKLKHLPVLMVTAEAKREQIIEAAQAGVNGYVVKPFTAQALKEKIEKIFERIG
- the fliA gene encoding RNA polymerase sigma factor FliA; its protein translation is MTASGYNHLYKKSARDAQYELIERYAPLVKRIAYHLLARLPASVQVEDLIQAGMIGLLEVSNKYDASKGASFETYAGIRIRGAMLDEVRKGDWAPRSVHRNTRMVSDAIRAIEAKTGRDAKDHEVAAELQLSLDDYYGILNDTLGSRLFSFDDLLQDGEHEGLHEDGASAHMEPSRDLEDERFQSALADAIANLPERERLVLALYYDEELNLKEIGEVLGVSESRVSQLHSQCAARLRGRLGEWRAR
- the fleN gene encoding flagellar synthesis regulator FleN yields the protein MGSMHPVQVIAVTGGKGGVGKTNVSVNLSLALAELGRRVMLLDADLGLANVDVLLGLTPKRTLADVIEGRCELRDVLLQGPGGIRIVPAASGTQSMVHLTPAQHAGLIQAFSDIGDNLDVLVIDTAAGIGDSVVSFVRAAQEVLLVVCDEPTSITDAYALIKLLNRDYGMNRFRVLANMAQSPQEGRNLFAKLTKVTDRFLDVALQYVGAVPYDESVRKAVQKQRAVYEAFPRSKCALAFKAIAQKVDTWPLPANPRGHLEFFVERLVQQTAGPVL
- the flhF gene encoding flagellar biosynthesis protein FlhF, encoding MQVKRFFAADMRQAMKLVRDELGAEAAIIGNRRIAGGVELTAALDYKLSALAPRVPNMELEDELRKTQSRIASAQAELSLRSSEGEAAGTNRQLFAGQPLTAGLPLTAAEPLIEPAPAEPRRAAPAQAAPARGVDPRALDSMRFELNSLRELMEVQLGSLAWNQLQGSRPAQANLWRRLQRIGLSGPLSRDLLALINGIEEPRQAWRMLLAHLARMIATPEVEPLEEGGVIAMVGPAGMGKTTTLAKLAARYVLKYGAQSIALVSMDSFRIGAQEQLKTLGRILNVSVTHVDPGQSLAQALEPLLRKRVVLIDTAGLQASDPALRMQLESLAGRGIKSKNYLVLATTSQKQVLTAAYHSYKRCGLAGCILTKLDETASLGEVLSLAIGHELPVAYLTDGPRIPDDLHLPRRHQLVSRAVSVQMQEEPSEEAMADMFADIYHSPTKQVG
- the flhA gene encoding flagellar biosynthesis protein FlhA; amino-acid sequence: MDRSQLLSAARSNVVDLSRGNLGVPLLLLVMLAMMMLPVPPFLLDVFFTFNIALSIVVLLVCVYALRPLDFAVFPTILLVATLLRLALNVASTRVVMLHGQDGHAAAGKVIQAFGEVVIGGNYVVGIVFFAILMIINFVVVTKGAGRISEVSARFTLDAMPGKQMAIDADLNAGLIDQNQAKLRRLEVAQEAEFYGSMDGASKFVRGDAIAGLLILFINLIGGMAVGIFQHNMSFGDAGKVYALLTIGDGLVAQLPSLLLSTAAAIMVTRASGSEDMGKQIGRQMFASPKALAVAAGLMAVMGLVPGMPHVSFLTMAAVAAGGAYLFWKKQNMQKLQALQEVKRQQELLPSPARAMETKELGWDDVTPIDMIGLEVGYRLIPLVDRNQGGQLLARIKGVRKKLSQDLGFLMPTVHIRDNLDLAPSAYRLTLMGVILAEAEIYPDRELAINPGQVYGTLNGITAKDPAFGLEAVWIEISQRAQAQSLGYTVVDASTVVATHLNQILYKHSSELIGHEEVQQLLQVLAKGSPKLAEELVPGVLSLSQLLKILQALLAEQVPVRDIRSIAEAIANNASKSQDTAAMVAAVRVGVSRAIVQSIVGTESELPVITLEPRLEQILLNSLQKAGQGSEEGVLLEPSMAEKLQRSLIDAAQRQEMQGQPVILLVAGPIRAMLSRFGRLAVPGLHVLAYQEIPDNKQVTIVATVGPNG
- the flhB gene encoding flagellar biosynthesis protein FlhB, which produces MAESESGQDKTEDPTDKRKRESREKGEIARSKELNTLAVMLAGAGGLLIYGGGLAMDLLEIMRLNFSLPREVLLTPGAMAQYLLHSGKIAILAVQPVLLLLLLAAVVGPISLGGWLFAAGSMAPKFSRMNPAAGIKRMFSTTALMELLKALGKFFLVLFVALTVLQSDIDDLLRIAHEPLEQAIIHSVQLVGWSTLWMACGLILIAAIDVPIQLYQSKQKLMMTKQEIRDEYKDQEGKPEVKQRIRQLQREVSQRRMMAAIPDADVVITNPTHYAVALKYDPEKGNAPVLLAKGSDFLALKIREIAVANEVMLLESPALARSIYYSTELDQEIPGGLYLAVAQVLAYVYQIRQHRAGKGKRPEPLKDLPIPPDLRRDS
- the fliR gene encoding flagellar biosynthetic protein FliR, translated to MSMLALTDTQISSWVAAFVLPLFRVTAVLMSMPVFGTTLVPRRVRLYFALAITVVIAPGLPPMPQIHALDLSALMLVAEQILIGALMGFSLQLFFQAFVVAGQIISVQMGMAFASMVDPTNGVNTAVIGQFLTMLVTLLFLAMNGHLVVFEVLTESFTTMPVGSALLVNHFWEIAGKLGWVLGAAMVLVLPAITALLVVNIAFGVMTRAAPQLNIFSIGFPLTLVLGMVIFWISMGDILNQYQPLATEALQLLRDMAQAR
- the fliQ gene encoding flagellar biosynthesis protein FliQ → MTPEVAVDLFREALWLTTMMVAILVIPSLLVGLLVAMFQAATQINEQTLSFLPRLLVMLVTLIVAGPWLVQTFMEYILQLYGSIPQLIG
- the fliP gene encoding flagellar type III secretion system pore protein FliP (The bacterial flagellar biogenesis protein FliP forms a type III secretion system (T3SS)-type pore required for flagellar assembly.): MPLRILLALALMLAAPLVFAADPLSIPAITLGTNAQGAQEYSVSLQILLIMTALSFIPAFVMLMTSFTRIIIVFSILRQALGLQQTPSNQILTGMALFLTMFIMAPVFDRVNQDALQPYLAEKLSAQDAVAKAEVPIKDFMLAQTRSSDLELFMRLSKRTDIASPDQAPLTILVPAFVTSELKTAFQIGFMIFIPFLIIDLVVASVLMAMGMMMLSPLIISLPFKIMLFVLVDGWALIIGTLAGSFGGV
- the fliO gene encoding flagellar biosynthetic protein FliO, translated to MLPFSVLAAEPVASVAAAPATGSGVAGQLAQLVLGLLLVLGLIFFLAWMLRRVQQAGPAGKGQVIDIVGSRALGPRDRLVLVQVGNEQILLGLSPGTITALHVLKEPVQVPSTEQASPEFAQRLMELLGKDQKDKK
- the fliN gene encoding flagellar motor switch protein FliN — translated: MADDMNTQDDQALADEWAAALEETGDAGQSDIDALLAADTGAHGSNRLPMEEFGSVPKSHEPVTLDGPNLDVILDIPVSISMEVGSTDINIRNLLQLNQGSVIELDRLAGEPLDVLVNGTLIAHGEVVVVNEKFGIRLTDVISPSERIKKLR